In Chelonia mydas isolate rCheMyd1 chromosome 20, rCheMyd1.pri.v2, whole genome shotgun sequence, a single genomic region encodes these proteins:
- the LOC102936783 gene encoding solute carrier family 26 member 10 isoform X2, with product MAFALLASVAPVYGLYTSFFPVILYTLFGTGRHVSTGTFAVVSLMTGAVVEQLVPWPLGPNATSAELGRAEERRIGVAAAMAFLVGLLMLVMFVVQLGFLATYLSEPIIKAFTNGAALHVLVSQLPSLLGLPLPRRTGSFTIFKTLASVAQALPRTNMTELLISALCLALLVPIKEINTRFRSKLRTPIPGEIVVVLAATGVCFASSLDTRYDVQIVGHLPAGFPQPRLPALQSLPQVLGDTVAVAFVAYAVSVSLAMIYAEKHGYTINPNQELLAHGVSNLVSSLFTCFPSSATLATTNILESAGGHTQLAGFFSGAVVLMVLMWLGPLFHYLPKAVLACINVTSLRQMVLQFWDLPELWRISRIDFAVWVVTWLAVVVLNVDVGLAVGVVFSMMTVIYRTQRAECMVLGKAANTEIYRPVQRYSKCFEIPGVTIVAYHSPIYYGNCRFFREALSQQLGLSRPRGSQGEKAVWSLESGAKMSISTVEICVPSSVPDAGAGCPSSGATGRAQAAILDCSGIAFVDSAGARLLIQMCVGCQKAGIRMNLAACNGEVLETLTSSGLGQHLSPQQVFVTVQDAIACITQTAEKVAEKNLAIWV from the exons ATGGCCTTTGCCCTCCTGGCCTCCGTGGCCCCCGTCTACGGACTCTACACCTCCTTCTTCCCTGTCATCCTTTACACGCTCTTTGGCACCGGGCGCCACGTCTCTACCG gcaccTTTGCCGTGGTGAGCCTGATGACGGGCGCTGTGGTGGAGCAGCTGGTGCCCTGGCCCCTGGGGCCCAACGCAACCAGCGCCGAGCTGGGGCGGGCGGAGGAGCGGCGCATTGGCGTGGCTGCTGCCATGGCCTTCCTCGTGGGGCTCCTCATG ctggtgATGTTCGTGGTCCAGCTGGGCTTCCTGGCCACCTACCTCTCGGAGCCCATCATCAAGGCCTTCACCAACGGGGCTGCCCTGCATGTCTTGGTCTCCCAGCTGCCCAGCCTGctgggcctgcccctgccccgccgcaCGGGCTCCTTCACCATCTTCAAG ACACTGGCATCGGTGGCGCAGGCTCTGCCCCGGACCAACATGACCGAGCTGCTCATCTCCGCCCTCTGCCTGGCCCTGCTGGTGCCCATCAAGGAGATCAACACCCGCTTCCGGAGCAAGCTGCGGACACCCATTCCGGGGGAGATCGTGGTG GTGCTGGCGGCCACTGGCGTCTGCTTTGCCTCCTCCCTGGACACACGCTATGACGTGCAGATAGTCGGCCACCTGCCAGCTGG GTTCCCGCAGCCCCGGCTCCCGGCCCTGCAGTCGCTGCCCCAGGTGCTTGGGGACACGGTGGCGGTCGCTTTTGTGGCCTATGCCGTCTCTGTGTCGCTGGCCATGATCTATGCCGAGAAGCATGGCTACACCATCAACCCCAACCAG GAGCTGCTGGCCCATGGCGTTTCCAACCTGGTCTCCTCCCTCTTCACCTGCTTCCCGAGCTCAGCCACCCTGGCGACCACCAACATCCTGGAGAGTGCGGGGGGGCACACGCAG CTCGCGGGCTTCTTCTCCGGCGCGGTGGTGCTCATGGTCCTCATGTGGCTCGGACCCCTCTTCCACTACCTGCCCAAG GCTGTCCTGGCCTGTATCAACGTCACCAGCCTGCGCCAGATGGTCCTGCAGTTCTGGGACTTGCCCGAGCTCTGGAGGATCAGCCGGATTGACTTC GCTGTCTGGGTGGTCACCTGGCTGGCCGTGGTGGTGCTGAATGTGGATGTGGGCCTGGCCGTGGGGGTCGTGTTCTCCATGATGACTGTCATCTACCGCACACAGAG GGCCGAGTGTATGGTGCTGGGCAAAGCGGCCAACACGGAAATCTACCGGCCTGTCCAACGTTACAGCAAG tgctttgagatccctggcgTGACGATCGTGGCTTACCACTCCCCCATCTACTACGGCAACTGCCGCTTCTTCCGCGAGGCGCTGAGCCAGCAGCTGGGCCTGAGCCGGCCGCGGGGCAGCCAGGGGGAGAAGGCGGTGTGGTCCTTGGAGAGTGGGGCCAAAATGAGCATCAGCACCGTG GAAATCTGtgtccccagctctgtgcccGATGCGGGAGCCGGGTGCCCCAGCTCAG GCGCCACTGGCAGGGCCCAGGCCGCGATCCTCGACTGCAGCGGGATTGCCTTCGTGGACTCCGCCGGGGCCCGGCTGCTCATTCAG ATGTGCGTGGGGTGCCAGAAGGCTGGCATCCGCATGAACCTGGCAGCATGTAacg GCGAGGTCCTGGAGACGCTGACCAGCAGCGGCCTGGGGCAgcacctctccccacagcaggtGTTTGTGACGGTCCAGGACGCCATCGCATGCATCACGCAAACCGCG GAAAAGGTGGCCGAGAAGAATCTGGCAATCTGGGTGTAG
- the LOC102936783 gene encoding solute carrier family 26 member 10 isoform X1 gives MSRLAPGRAFTEQRFQQLYGAPEPRGSPAGALRRRVARGCRCSGAAALRLLQRRLPIAAWLPGYRPGTWLLGDALAGLTVGVVHIPQGMAFALLASVAPVYGLYTSFFPVILYTLFGTGRHVSTGTFAVVSLMTGAVVEQLVPWPLGPNATSAELGRAEERRIGVAAAMAFLVGLLMLVMFVVQLGFLATYLSEPIIKAFTNGAALHVLVSQLPSLLGLPLPRRTGSFTIFKTLASVAQALPRTNMTELLISALCLALLVPIKEINTRFRSKLRTPIPGEIVVVLAATGVCFASSLDTRYDVQIVGHLPAGFPQPRLPALQSLPQVLGDTVAVAFVAYAVSVSLAMIYAEKHGYTINPNQELLAHGVSNLVSSLFTCFPSSATLATTNILESAGGHTQLAGFFSGAVVLMVLMWLGPLFHYLPKAVLACINVTSLRQMVLQFWDLPELWRISRIDFAVWVVTWLAVVVLNVDVGLAVGVVFSMMTVIYRTQRAECMVLGKAANTEIYRPVQRYSKCFEIPGVTIVAYHSPIYYGNCRFFREALSQQLGLSRPRGSQGEKAVWSLESGAKMSISTVEICVPSSVPDAGAGCPSSGATGRAQAAILDCSGIAFVDSAGARLLIQMCVGCQKAGIRMNLAACNGEVLETLTSSGLGQHLSPQQVFVTVQDAIACITQTAEKVAEKNLAIWV, from the exons ATGAGCCGCCTGGCGCCGGGCCGGGCCTTCACCGAGCAGCGCTTCCAGCAGCTCTACGGGGCGCCCGAGCCCCGGGGCAGCCCGGCCGGGGCGCTGCGCCGGCGGGTGGCCCGGGGCTGCCGCTGCTCCGGGGCGGCCGCGCTGCGGCTCCTCCAGCGCCGGCTGCCCATCGCCGCCTGGCTGCCGGGCTACCGGCCGGGGACCTGGCTGCTGGGGGACGCGCTGGCCGGGCTCACCGTGGGGGTCGTGCACATCCCCCAGG GCATGGCCTTTGCCCTCCTGGCCTCCGTGGCCCCCGTCTACGGACTCTACACCTCCTTCTTCCCTGTCATCCTTTACACGCTCTTTGGCACCGGGCGCCACGTCTCTACCG gcaccTTTGCCGTGGTGAGCCTGATGACGGGCGCTGTGGTGGAGCAGCTGGTGCCCTGGCCCCTGGGGCCCAACGCAACCAGCGCCGAGCTGGGGCGGGCGGAGGAGCGGCGCATTGGCGTGGCTGCTGCCATGGCCTTCCTCGTGGGGCTCCTCATG ctggtgATGTTCGTGGTCCAGCTGGGCTTCCTGGCCACCTACCTCTCGGAGCCCATCATCAAGGCCTTCACCAACGGGGCTGCCCTGCATGTCTTGGTCTCCCAGCTGCCCAGCCTGctgggcctgcccctgccccgccgcaCGGGCTCCTTCACCATCTTCAAG ACACTGGCATCGGTGGCGCAGGCTCTGCCCCGGACCAACATGACCGAGCTGCTCATCTCCGCCCTCTGCCTGGCCCTGCTGGTGCCCATCAAGGAGATCAACACCCGCTTCCGGAGCAAGCTGCGGACACCCATTCCGGGGGAGATCGTGGTG GTGCTGGCGGCCACTGGCGTCTGCTTTGCCTCCTCCCTGGACACACGCTATGACGTGCAGATAGTCGGCCACCTGCCAGCTGG GTTCCCGCAGCCCCGGCTCCCGGCCCTGCAGTCGCTGCCCCAGGTGCTTGGGGACACGGTGGCGGTCGCTTTTGTGGCCTATGCCGTCTCTGTGTCGCTGGCCATGATCTATGCCGAGAAGCATGGCTACACCATCAACCCCAACCAG GAGCTGCTGGCCCATGGCGTTTCCAACCTGGTCTCCTCCCTCTTCACCTGCTTCCCGAGCTCAGCCACCCTGGCGACCACCAACATCCTGGAGAGTGCGGGGGGGCACACGCAG CTCGCGGGCTTCTTCTCCGGCGCGGTGGTGCTCATGGTCCTCATGTGGCTCGGACCCCTCTTCCACTACCTGCCCAAG GCTGTCCTGGCCTGTATCAACGTCACCAGCCTGCGCCAGATGGTCCTGCAGTTCTGGGACTTGCCCGAGCTCTGGAGGATCAGCCGGATTGACTTC GCTGTCTGGGTGGTCACCTGGCTGGCCGTGGTGGTGCTGAATGTGGATGTGGGCCTGGCCGTGGGGGTCGTGTTCTCCATGATGACTGTCATCTACCGCACACAGAG GGCCGAGTGTATGGTGCTGGGCAAAGCGGCCAACACGGAAATCTACCGGCCTGTCCAACGTTACAGCAAG tgctttgagatccctggcgTGACGATCGTGGCTTACCACTCCCCCATCTACTACGGCAACTGCCGCTTCTTCCGCGAGGCGCTGAGCCAGCAGCTGGGCCTGAGCCGGCCGCGGGGCAGCCAGGGGGAGAAGGCGGTGTGGTCCTTGGAGAGTGGGGCCAAAATGAGCATCAGCACCGTG GAAATCTGtgtccccagctctgtgcccGATGCGGGAGCCGGGTGCCCCAGCTCAG GCGCCACTGGCAGGGCCCAGGCCGCGATCCTCGACTGCAGCGGGATTGCCTTCGTGGACTCCGCCGGGGCCCGGCTGCTCATTCAG ATGTGCGTGGGGTGCCAGAAGGCTGGCATCCGCATGAACCTGGCAGCATGTAacg GCGAGGTCCTGGAGACGCTGACCAGCAGCGGCCTGGGGCAgcacctctccccacagcaggtGTTTGTGACGGTCCAGGACGCCATCGCATGCATCACGCAAACCGCG GAAAAGGTGGCCGAGAAGAATCTGGCAATCTGGGTGTAG